CTCACCATCGACAAACCGCCGATCATCGACGCGACGCAGCAGGGCTACACCGACCCGCTGCCGCAGGCGCTGGTTCTGACCGCCATCGTCATCACCTTCGGCATGACGGCGCTGATCGTCGTGCTGTCGCTGCGCGCCTTTCTGGAGACCGGCAACGACGATGTGACACTCGATGTTACGCCCGAGGACGAGGCGCCCGGCGAGAACGGCGCCGAGAACGGCGCCAAGGACCGCGAGGCTTCGCGATGACGAGCTCCTGGATCATCGCCCCCGTCGCGATCCCGGCCATGACCGCGGCTTTCCTGGTGCTGGCGTTACGTCACAGCCTCGCCGCCCAGCGCGTCGTGTCGGTCGCAGCGACTGTCCTCCAACTCGCCGTGGCGATCGGGCTTTACGTCATCGCCAGCGACGGCGAATTGCGCACTTACCTCCTCGGCAACTGGCCGGCGCCTTTCGGCATCGTGCTGGTGCTGGACCGCCTCGCCGCCATCATGCTGCTGCTCACCGGGCTGCTCGCCTCCGGCATCGTGCTCGCCGCGCTCGGCGAGTGGGACAAGCGCGGGCGCCATTTCCATGCGCTATTCCAGTTTCAATTGCTCGGCGTCAACGGCGCATTCCTGACCGGCGACCTGTTCAACCTGTTCGTGTTCTTCGAGGTGCTGCTGATCGCATCCTACGGACTGATGCTGCATGGCGGTGGCCCCCGCCGACTCGTGGCCGGCTTCCATTACATCGGCATCAACCTGATCGGCTCGACGGTCTTCCTGTTCGCGGCCGGCTTGATCTACGCTGCCACCGGCACGCTCAACATGGCCGACCTCGCAGCGAAGGTGCCACTCGTCATGCAGGCCAACCAGCCTCTGCTGGCGGCCGGCGCGCTGCTGCTGCTCACCGTCTTCGCCACCAAGTCGGCAATGGTGCCGCTGCACTGGTGGCTGCCAACCGCCTATGGCTCGACGTCGCCGCCGGTCGCGGCGATGTTCGCCATCATGACCAAGGTGGGCGCCTATTCGCTCATTCGCGTCTATACGCTGATCTTCGGCGCCAGCGCCGGCCCGCTGGCCGACATCGCGGCGCCATGGATTCTGCCGGCCGGCATCCTCACACTCGTGCTCGGCACGATCGGGGTGCTGGCGACCCGCCGTATCGTCGATCTCGTCTGTTATTCACTGATCGCCTCGATGGGCACGCTGCTGATCGCCATCGGGCTCGCCACCGAGGCCGCATTGGCTGCCGCGATGTATTACGCCCTGCAGAGCACCGTGGCCGGCGCGGCCCTGTTCCTGCTCGCCGGCCTGCTCGCACCGGAGAAAGACAGCCGCGTATCGTTCGCCTGGCAGACGCAATACGCCACTTTGTTCGCCGGCTTCTATTTCCTGCTTGCCATTGCGACGGTCGGCCTGCCGCCGCTGGCCGGATTCATCGGCAAGCTGCTGATCCTCGACGCCGGACGCGCGGCTTCCGCCGCGGCGACCGTGTGGCCGGCGATCCTGATCACGAGCCTGTTGCTGACCATCGGTTTCGCACGCGGCGGCATCCGCATATTCTGGAAGCCATCGCCAAGCTTGGAGGAGCCGGCGCAGCGCGCTGTTCCCGCGGGGCCGGTCGCCGTGATCGCCGGCATGATTGTCGTCATCGCGGGTCTCAGTCTGTTCGCCGGCGCGGTGATGGACGATCTGACCGCCATGGCGGAACAACTACGCTCGCCGGAGCGCTATATCGCGGCGGTGCTGCGGGCACACGTCACCCTCAACCTGACGGGAGAATAGGTCATGCGCGGCGTGCTTCGCCATCCAGTGCTGATCGCGGTCCTCGCTTTGGTGTGGGTGCTGCTCATCAATGACTTCTCGTGGGGCGCGCTCGTCTTCGGATTGTTGCTCGGGGTCGGGATTACCGCCATCACCAGTTCCTGGTGGCCCAACGGCGTGAAGCTTCGCAACCCGCTGGCGATGATCGAATACGCCGGCATCGTGCTGTGGGACATCGTTGTGTCCAATGTGCAGGTGGCCTATCTGGTGTTGTTCCGCCGCGGCGACAGTTTGCGGTCGCAATTCGTCACCGTGCCGCTGGCCCTGGAAAGTCCCGAGGCGATCGCGACTTTGGCCGGAACGATCACGATGACGCCGGGGACACTGAGCGCGGATGTGAGCG
The Pseudolabrys sp. FHR47 genome window above contains:
- a CDS encoding monovalent cation/H+ antiporter subunit D, which encodes MTSSWIIAPVAIPAMTAAFLVLALRHSLAAQRVVSVAATVLQLAVAIGLYVIASDGELRTYLLGNWPAPFGIVLVLDRLAAIMLLLTGLLASGIVLAALGEWDKRGRHFHALFQFQLLGVNGAFLTGDLFNLFVFFEVLLIASYGLMLHGGGPRRLVAGFHYIGINLIGSTVFLFAAGLIYAATGTLNMADLAAKVPLVMQANQPLLAAGALLLLTVFATKSAMVPLHWWLPTAYGSTSPPVAAMFAIMTKVGAYSLIRVYTLIFGASAGPLADIAAPWILPAGILTLVLGTIGVLATRRIVDLVCYSLIASMGTLLIAIGLATEAALAAAMYYALQSTVAGAALFLLAGLLAPEKDSRVSFAWQTQYATLFAGFYFLLAIATVGLPPLAGFIGKLLILDAGRAASAAATVWPAILITSLLLTIGFARGGIRIFWKPSPSLEEPAQRAVPAGPVAVIAGMIVVIAGLSLFAGAVMDDLTAMAEQLRSPERYIAAVLRAHVTLNLTGE
- a CDS encoding Na+/H+ antiporter subunit C, which produces MEFLMATGVGALTAVGLYLILLRRTFPVVVGLSFLSYAVNVFLFTMGRLTIDKPPIIDATQQGYTDPLPQALVLTAIVITFGMTALIVVLSLRAFLETGNDDVTLDVTPEDEAPGENGAENGAKDREASR
- a CDS encoding Na+/H+ antiporter subunit E, which codes for MRGVLRHPVLIAVLALVWVLLINDFSWGALVFGLLLGVGITAITSSWWPNGVKLRNPLAMIEYAGIVLWDIVVSNVQVAYLVLFRRGDSLRSQFVTVPLALESPEAIATLAGTITMTPGTLSADVSADGRSLLVHCLETTDPADTVAGIKSRYESRLMRIFA